The following are encoded together in the Gadus chalcogrammus isolate NIFS_2021 chromosome 2, NIFS_Gcha_1.0, whole genome shotgun sequence genome:
- the ccdc47 gene encoding PAT complex subunit CCDC47, protein MRAFHLLLVPVLLLLLALPYSRGRYNDDFDDGEDIADFDDNDFAEFEDMNEDGAAETETAPPPRASPSSSLPEEEEDEDEATVELEEEQDGFEESDNNDQDMYSKYDQEEFEGIGDMDKPGHSMKDPLIIHKVPAHLQNSWESYYMEILMVTGLLAYIMNYIIGKNKNSRLAQTWFNSHRELLESNFSLVGDDGTSKDAVSTGKLNQENEHIYNLWCSGRVCCEGMLIQLKFLKRQDLLNVLARMMRPACDQVQIKVTLNDDDMDTFVFAVGTKKAMAKMQKDMQDLSEFCSDKPKSGAKYGLPESLAILTEMGEVTDGVMDSKMVHFITSHADKIESIHLSDQFSGPKVMQEEGQPLKLPETKKTLQFTFNVPGMGNTSPKDMDSLLPLMNMVIYSIDKVKKLRLNREGKQKADRNRARVEENFLKQTHAQRQEAAQTRREEKKRAEKERIMSEEDPERQRRLEEAAQRREQKKIEKKQMKMKQIKVKAM, encoded by the exons ATGAGGgctttccacctcctcctggtgcCTGTCCTGCTGCTGCTACTCGCCCTCCCGTACTCCAGGGGGCGCTACAACGACGACTTTGACGACGGCGAGGACATCGCCGACTTTGACGACAACGACTTTGCCGAGTTCGAGGACATGAACGAGGATGGCGCCGCCGAGACGGAgacggccccgcccccacggGCATCTCCATCTTCATCACTgcccgaggaagaggaggacgaagacGAGGCCACTGTGGAgctggaggaagagcaggacgGCTTTGAGGAGTCGGACAACAAT GATCAAGATATGTACAGCAAGTACGATCAGGAGGAGTTTGAGGGCATCGGGGACATGGACAAACCGGGCCATTCCATGAAGGACCCGCTTATAATCCACAAG GTTCCCGCCCACTTGCAGAACAGCTGGGAGAGCTACTACATGGAGATCCTCATGGTGACCGGGCTACTGGCCTACATCATGAACTACATCATCGGCAAGAACAAGAACAGCCGGCTGGCCCAGACCTGGTTCAACTCTCACCGGGAGCTTCTGGAGAGCAACTTCTCCCTAGTGG gtgATGATGGGACCAGTAAAGACGCGGTCAGCACTGGGAAGCTGAACCAGGAGAACGAACACATCTACAACCTGTGGTGCTCCGGCCGTGTGTGCTGCGAGGGCATGCTCATCCagctcaag TTCCTGAAGAGGCAGGACCTTCTGAACGTGTTGGCCAGGATGATGAGGCCAGCCTGTGATCAAGTG CAAATTAAAGTCACGCTGAACGATGACGACATGGACACGTTTGTGTTCGCCGTGGGCACCAAGAAGGCCATGGCGAAGATGCAGAAGGACATGCAGGACTTG AGTGAGTTCTGCAGCGATAAGCCCAAATCTGGAGCCAAGTATGGCCTCCCAGAATCCCTTGCCATTCTCACCGAGATGGGCGAGGTCACAGATGGAGTGATGGACAGCAAG ATGGTACATTTTATTACCAGCCATGCTGACAAGATTGAATCCATCCATTTGTCGGACCAATTTTCTGGTCCAAAAGTTATGCAAGA GGAGGGACAGCCATTAAAGCTGCCAGAAACCAAGAAGACTCTTCAGTTTACATTCAATG TGCCTGGCATGGGCAACACCTCCCCCAAAGACATGGACAGCCTGCTCCCTCTGATGAACATGGTGATCTACAGCATCGACAAGGTCAAGAAGCTCCGCCTCAACCGAGAG GGCAAGCAGAAGGCTGACCGGAACCGTGCGCGCGTGGAGGAGAACTTCCTGAAGCAGACCCACGCCCAGCGGCAGGAGGCCGCCCAGACCCGccgggaggagaagaagagggcagagaaggagaggatcaTGAGCGAGGAGGACCCCGAGAGACAGCGCCGCCTTGAg GAAGCCGCGCAGCGCCGCGAGCAGAAGAAGATCGAGAAGAAGCAGATGAAGATGAAGCAGATCAAAGTGAAAGCCATGTGA